A region of the Leucobacter komagatae genome:
TCGAACGCCAGCAGCCACTCGTAGTCGCCAAGCGCGAACGAGGCAACCGTGTTCGCAAGTACGTCGCCGTAGTCGCGAGCCGCAGCGCCGTGCTCACGGAGCATCTTCGAGCGCTCCTCGTCGGGCAGCAGGTACCAGTCACGGCTGCGCACGAACGGGTACACGCAAAGGTAGTCGCCCGGGGTCTCCCCCGCCAGGAAGGCGGGGATGTGTGCGCGGTTGAACTCGGCTGCGCGGTGCACGCCGATGTTCGACCAGACCGGCGAGAGCCTGCCCGAAGCGCCCGCAAGGATCGCGCGGTAGCCGGCCTGCAGCGCCTCGGTCGAGGGCGCGTGCAGCCAGACCAGCACATCGGCGTCGGCCCGGAAGCCTGCGATGTCGTACCAGCCGCGAACAGTCAGGCCATCGATCGCGGCGAGCGCCGCAGTGGTCGAAGCGGCTGCGGCGGCCGGATCCCCAACGGGGGCCGCGGAACGCTCCTCACGGAACACCGCGAACATCGTGTAGTTCACCGCCTCATTGATGGACTCGGCGATCTCGCTGTGGTCGATGACGGGGCGAACGGTCTCGGTCACGGTCTCTCTCCTTCAGTTAGTCCTCGGCCCCGGCAAGCACGGGGATTCCCGTGACCTCGCCGTGGCGCATGCGGCAGCTCCCGGGTGGAGCGACGTCTGGCAGCGCCGGGAACTCCCCGACGGTGACCGGCGTGGCCTCTTCGCCGCG
Encoded here:
- the hemQ gene encoding hydrogen peroxide-dependent heme synthase, with translation MTETVRPVIDHSEIAESINEAVNYTMFAVFREERSAAPVGDPAAAAASTTAALAAIDGLTVRGWYDIAGFRADADVLVWLHAPSTEALQAGYRAILAGASGRLSPVWSNIGVHRAAEFNRAHIPAFLAGETPGDYLCVYPFVRSRDWYLLPDEERSKMLREHGAAARDYGDVLANTVASFALGDYEWLLAFESADLTRIVDLMRELRATEARRHVIEETPFFTGPRVAPEVLLARVLGGLAA